From Chryseobacterium sp. H1D6B, a single genomic window includes:
- a CDS encoding cytochrome c yields the protein MLKMKKNVLKITAVLGLTTVLLNSCGPKENTPLVYFPDMYFPVAYDPLMKAQDAYSDHENEIPAFVKNNGATGLSPVEGSVAQNKDGIFEEGLLPKNVDQYNAGYDASKKMTVSPLNPANAAKDIERGKILFDHTCAACHGTGGDGQGPIVQSGAFSGVPNYADREITVGSVHYVLTNGRNAMGSYAGQLNAGDRWRVAMYVMSAFKKGAPATAAAPAAKKDSTATKK from the coding sequence ATGCTTAAAATGAAAAAGAATGTATTAAAAATTACAGCAGTTTTAGGTTTAACTACAGTTTTACTTAATTCTTGCGGACCAAAAGAAAATACACCATTAGTATATTTCCCAGATATGTATTTTCCTGTAGCTTATGATCCATTGATGAAAGCTCAGGATGCCTATTCAGATCACGAAAATGAAATTCCAGCTTTCGTTAAAAATAACGGGGCAACAGGGCTTTCTCCAGTAGAAGGATCTGTAGCGCAAAATAAAGACGGCATTTTTGAAGAAGGATTACTTCCAAAAAATGTAGATCAATATAATGCAGGATATGACGCATCAAAAAAAATGACTGTTTCTCCTCTCAATCCAGCTAATGCTGCGAAAGACATAGAAAGAGGAAAAATATTATTTGACCACACTTGTGCGGCATGCCATGGAACTGGAGGTGATGGACAAGGACCAATCGTACAAAGCGGAGCTTTCTCGGGAGTTCCTAATTATGCTGATAGAGAAATTACTGTAGGGTCTGTTCATTATGTATTAACAAACGGTAGAAATGCAATGGGTTCTTACGCAGGACAACTAAACGCAGGAGACAGATGGAGAGTTGCAATGTATGTAATGAGTGCCTTCAAAAAAGGAGCACCGGCAACAGCAGCAGCTCCAGCAGCAAAAAAAGATTCTACCGCAACTAAAAAATAA
- a CDS encoding DUF3341 domain-containing protein — MSTTKIVYGLYADDDDLMNGVKAFNDKGIKIHEVYTPFPVHGLDKALGLKKTRISDAAFFYALYGVTIGATVTWYVMNHDWPQNIGGKPAFDWGHNMPAFVVPMFELMVFCAAHMMSLTFLVRNKMYPGAPAQNPDPRTTDDKFMMEFVTEDVESIKQLLIDTGVEEITVKDA; from the coding sequence ATGAGCACCACTAAAATTGTATACGGACTTTATGCTGATGACGACGATTTAATGAACGGCGTTAAAGCATTCAACGATAAAGGAATTAAAATACACGAAGTGTACACTCCATTTCCTGTTCACGGACTAGATAAGGCTTTAGGGTTAAAGAAAACCAGAATTTCTGATGCTGCCTTTTTCTACGCTCTTTACGGTGTTACAATCGGGGCAACAGTAACTTGGTATGTAATGAATCATGACTGGCCTCAAAATATCGGTGGTAAACCCGCTTTTGACTGGGGACATAACATGCCTGCCTTCGTAGTACCAATGTTCGAATTAATGGTATTCTGTGCCGCTCACATGATGTCTCTTACTTTCTTAGTAAGAAATAAGATGTATCCTGGAGCTCCTGCACAAAATCCAGACCCGAGAACAACAGATGATAAATTCATGATGGAATTTGTAACTGAGGATGTAGAATCTATAAAGCAATTGCTGATTGATACTGGAGTTGAAGAAATAACTGTTAAAGATGCTTAA
- the nrfD gene encoding NrfD/PsrC family molybdoenzyme membrane anchor subunit: MSGHYEAPIREPLIIGHKTYHDITEDIARPIEERAGKLWWVSLYAALVLFIYGFGCIAYTIGTGIGAWGLNRTINWGWDITNFVWWVGIGHAGTLISAVLLLFRQRWRMSVNRSAEAMTIFAVVQAAIFPVIHMGRVWVGYWVFPLPNQFGSLWGNFNSPLLWDVFAISTYFSVSTVFWFMGLIPDFAMIRDRAKTPWTRKIYTFLAFGWGGKAKHWQRFEELSLVLAGLATPLVFSVHTTVSFDFATSVIKGWHSTIYPPYFVAGAIFSGFAMVQTLLLIARKVCHLEEYITMYHIEIMNIVIVVTGGMVTVAYATEYFIGWYSGSRFEDFTYLSPGAATGPYWWAFWALITCNLIIPASFWFKKARTNIIWTFIVALIINIGMWFERFDIIVINLSRDYLPGSWTMFKPTIIDVGVYLGTIGFFSVLFLLYARTFPVIAQAELKSILKISGETYKSKEGDEHH, translated from the coding sequence ATGTCAGGACATTACGAAGCTCCGATAAGGGAACCTCTAATTATTGGTCACAAAACTTATCACGATATCACAGAGGATATTGCACGACCTATCGAAGAAAGAGCAGGAAAATTATGGTGGGTTTCACTATATGCAGCCCTAGTTCTTTTCATCTACGGATTCGGCTGTATCGCTTATACTATCGGGACAGGTATTGGAGCATGGGGGCTTAATAGAACTATTAACTGGGGTTGGGATATTACCAACTTCGTATGGTGGGTAGGTATCGGTCACGCCGGAACCCTAATCTCCGCAGTATTATTATTATTTAGACAGCGTTGGAGAATGTCTGTAAACCGTTCAGCAGAAGCGATGACAATCTTCGCCGTTGTTCAGGCAGCAATCTTCCCCGTAATCCACATGGGTAGAGTTTGGGTAGGATATTGGGTTTTCCCTCTTCCAAACCAGTTCGGTTCTCTTTGGGGGAACTTTAACTCTCCTCTACTTTGGGACGTATTTGCAATCTCTACGTATTTCTCTGTATCTACAGTGTTCTGGTTTATGGGATTGATCCCTGACTTTGCAATGATCAGAGATAGAGCAAAAACTCCTTGGACAAGAAAAATTTACACATTCTTAGCATTCGGTTGGGGTGGTAAAGCAAAACACTGGCAGAGATTCGAAGAATTATCTTTGGTATTAGCAGGTTTAGCAACACCACTTGTATTCTCAGTACACACTACCGTATCTTTTGACTTCGCAACTTCAGTTATTAAAGGATGGCACTCTACGATCTATCCTCCTTACTTCGTTGCTGGAGCAATTTTCTCAGGATTTGCAATGGTACAGACTCTATTGTTAATTGCTAGAAAAGTTTGTCACCTAGAAGAATATATTACGATGTACCATATCGAAATTATGAATATTGTAATTGTAGTAACAGGGGGTATGGTAACGGTAGCATATGCAACTGAATATTTCATCGGATGGTATTCTGGATCTAGATTTGAAGATTTTACGTATCTTTCTCCAGGTGCAGCAACAGGACCTTACTGGTGGGCTTTCTGGGCATTGATCACTTGTAACTTAATTATTCCGGCTTCTTTCTGGTTCAAAAAAGCAAGAACGAATATTATCTGGACATTTATTGTTGCATTAATTATCAACATCGGTATGTGGTTTGAGCGTTTTGATATCATTGTTATCAACCTTTCAAGAGATTATTTACCAGGATCTTGGACAATGTTTAAGCCGACTATTATCGACGTAGGTGTATATTTAGGAACAATCGGGTTCTTCTCAGTATTATTCTTATTATACGCAAGAACATTCCCTGTAATTGCACAGGCTGAATTAAAATCGATTTTGAAAATCTCAGGTGAAACTTATAAATCAAAAGAAGGAGATGAGCACCACTAA
- a CDS encoding TAT-variant-translocated molybdopterin oxidoreductase: MASNKIQFRSIHELKDPSLNHKLAQKEFQDEIPVEDFLGDAEKNGSSTSRRDFLKLLGFSTAAVTLAACEAPVIKTIPYVVKPHDIIPGVPNYYASTYFDGFDFASVLVKTREGRPIKIDPNPAAKDLGKTNARAQASVLSLYDNDKVKQPKLDGKDETFDKVDDFVLKGLEEAKAAGKKIVLLSHSFASPTFKKLFADFKAKYPTAELVTYDAFPYSAALDAAQEVFGQRALPVYDLFGTELVVSFHADFLGDYNAGSLETSYAAARKPGANMLRHIQVESNMSLTGASADSRYKLKPSAVNKTLVEVYNAVVGSGTSDKVASEIAKELIAKGAKAVVLADGSKGAQVLAHLINQKLNSVAFTGKANFLKEFDKARYEEFLGWVNGGQVGVLIANNVDPIYSHHKGQDFKKSLSKVPYVIAVADKKNEMYKAAKAVIPVANWLESWGDIEPQTGVYTLMQPTIQKIYKSRQIEESLLVWKNGKNNAANNYYDYLKASSASLLGATTFNKALYNGIIASNNATMLSYTGGNAVQAVAELGSLKPSDLELVLYTKTSMGDGTQANNPWLQELPDPLTRMSWDNYLTISPKDAERLGIENDLNARMQLDGSIVNLTVNGVKIENVPVFIQPGQADGSVGLALGYGKKDSGATADTGVNAYPLFDGSNLVVSNVKLEKTGEDHEFAGIQLQNTLMGRYEIAKEVPLADFLNVAFDDEHKGWNKPLEYHTISGALPAGKIDLWDAFDDTDGPHFNLSVDLNSCTGCGACIIACQAENNVPVVGKEEIRMSRDMYWLRIDRYYSAKEKIETKEGIERGLNVPNLYDILIQPNESPDVIFQPVMCQHCNHAPCETVCPVAATSHGKQGQNMMAYNRCIGTRYCANNCPYKVRRFNWFTYNLNDKFDFNQNNDLGRMVLNPDVVVRTRGVMEKCSMCIQMTQNTILEAKKEGRRIQDGEFQTACSKACSTGAMKFGDMNDKSSEVRALYNDKRRYTLLEEIGTKPNVFYHTKVRNRKENKV, encoded by the coding sequence ATGGCTTCAAACAAAATACAATTTAGAAGTATTCATGAACTTAAAGATCCTAGTTTAAATCATAAACTAGCTCAAAAAGAGTTTCAGGATGAGATTCCAGTAGAAGATTTCCTTGGAGATGCTGAGAAAAATGGATCAAGTACTTCAAGAAGAGATTTCTTAAAGCTACTAGGATTCTCCACTGCAGCGGTAACTTTAGCTGCTTGTGAAGCTCCGGTAATTAAGACAATTCCTTATGTGGTAAAACCGCATGACATTATTCCGGGAGTTCCTAATTATTACGCTTCAACATATTTTGACGGTTTCGATTTCGCTAGTGTTTTAGTAAAAACCCGCGAAGGAAGACCAATCAAGATTGATCCGAATCCAGCAGCAAAGGATTTAGGTAAAACAAATGCAAGAGCTCAGGCAAGTGTACTTTCTCTTTATGATAACGATAAAGTAAAACAGCCTAAACTTGATGGTAAGGACGAAACTTTCGACAAAGTAGATGATTTTGTTCTTAAAGGATTAGAAGAGGCTAAAGCAGCTGGTAAAAAGATTGTTCTTTTATCCCATTCTTTTGCATCACCTACTTTCAAAAAGTTATTTGCAGATTTCAAAGCAAAATATCCTACAGCTGAATTAGTAACTTATGATGCTTTCCCTTATTCTGCAGCATTAGATGCGGCTCAGGAAGTATTCGGACAAAGAGCGCTGCCTGTTTATGATCTTTTTGGTACTGAGCTTGTAGTTTCATTCCACGCAGATTTCTTAGGAGATTACAACGCGGGAAGTTTAGAAACATCATACGCAGCAGCAAGAAAACCGGGAGCAAATATGCTTAGACACATTCAGGTGGAGTCTAACATGTCTTTAACTGGTGCTAGTGCAGATTCAAGATATAAACTGAAACCAAGTGCAGTAAACAAAACGCTAGTTGAAGTTTACAATGCAGTTGTAGGAAGTGGAACATCTGATAAGGTTGCTTCTGAAATCGCTAAAGAATTAATTGCCAAAGGAGCGAAAGCTGTTGTTTTAGCTGACGGTTCTAAAGGAGCTCAGGTTTTAGCACACTTAATCAACCAAAAATTAAATTCTGTAGCTTTCACTGGTAAAGCTAATTTCTTAAAAGAATTTGACAAAGCTAGATATGAGGAATTCTTAGGATGGGTAAATGGTGGACAGGTTGGTGTATTGATCGCTAACAATGTAGATCCTATTTATTCTCACCATAAAGGTCAGGATTTCAAGAAATCTTTATCAAAAGTTCCTTATGTAATCGCAGTTGCTGATAAGAAAAACGAAATGTATAAAGCAGCGAAAGCTGTAATTCCAGTAGCTAACTGGCTGGAGTCTTGGGGAGATATCGAACCTCAGACTGGAGTTTATACATTAATGCAGCCTACAATTCAAAAGATCTATAAATCTAGACAGATCGAAGAATCTTTACTAGTTTGGAAAAACGGTAAAAACAATGCGGCTAATAATTATTATGATTATTTAAAAGCTAGTTCTGCTTCTTTATTAGGAGCTACTACTTTCAACAAAGCTTTATATAACGGTATTATCGCTTCTAATAATGCAACCATGTTGTCTTACACAGGAGGAAATGCTGTACAGGCTGTTGCTGAATTAGGAAGTCTTAAACCTTCAGATTTAGAATTAGTATTATACACTAAGACTTCTATGGGAGACGGTACTCAAGCTAACAACCCTTGGCTTCAGGAATTACCAGATCCATTGACTAGAATGTCTTGGGATAACTACTTGACAATTTCTCCTAAAGATGCTGAGAGATTAGGGATAGAAAACGATCTTAATGCAAGAATGCAATTGGATGGTTCTATTGTAAATCTTACAGTAAATGGAGTAAAAATAGAAAACGTACCCGTATTTATCCAGCCTGGACAGGCAGACGGATCTGTAGGTCTTGCTCTTGGATATGGTAAAAAAGATTCTGGAGCTACTGCAGATACAGGGGTAAATGCTTATCCTTTATTTGATGGTTCAAACTTAGTCGTATCTAATGTTAAATTAGAGAAAACTGGTGAAGATCATGAATTTGCCGGTATTCAGCTTCAGAATACTTTGATGGGACGTTATGAGATCGCTAAAGAAGTACCTTTAGCAGATTTCTTAAATGTTGCATTTGATGATGAACACAAAGGATGGAATAAGCCTTTGGAATATCACACGATCAGCGGAGCACTTCCAGCAGGTAAAATTGACCTTTGGGATGCTTTTGATGATACAGACGGTCCTCATTTCAATTTATCTGTTGACTTGAACTCTTGTACTGGATGTGGAGCTTGTATTATTGCCTGCCAGGCAGAAAACAACGTTCCTGTTGTAGGTAAAGAAGAGATCAGAATGTCCAGAGATATGTATTGGTTAAGAATTGACCGTTACTATTCTGCTAAAGAAAAGATTGAAACTAAAGAAGGAATTGAAAGAGGATTAAATGTACCTAATTTATACGACATCCTTATCCAGCCAAACGAAAGTCCTGATGTGATTTTCCAGCCGGTAATGTGTCAGCACTGTAACCATGCTCCTTGTGAAACTGTATGTCCGGTAGCGGCAACTTCTCACGGTAAGCAGGGACAGAATATGATGGCATACAACAGATGTATCGGTACAAGATACTGTGCAAATAACTGTCCGTATAAAGTAAGACGTTTTAACTGGTTCACATATAACTTAAATGATAAATTTGATTTTAATCAAAATAATGATTTAGGAAGAATGGTTCTAAACCCGGATGTTGTTGTAAGAACAAGAGGGGTAATGGAAAAATGTTCTATGTGTATCCAAATGACTCAGAATACTATTCTTGAGGCCAAGAAGGAAGGTAGAAGAATTCAAGATGGAGAATTCCAGACAGCTTGTTCTAAAGCTTGTTCTACAGGAGCGATGAAATTCGGAGATATGAATGACAAATCATCTGAGGTAAGAGCTCTTTACAACGACAAGAGAAGATATACGTTGTTAGAAGAAATTGGAACTAAACCAAATGTATTCTACCATACAAAAGTGAGAAATAGAAAAGAAAACAAAGTTTAA
- a CDS encoding c-type cytochrome — MISWRKHYKKGLIAIGLLLSTSASIYGQDGDPKNGEKLFKANCTACHALDKQVVGPPLKGIVERVKTEGGVDKDWLHKWIKDNKALRASGDKYANEIFEKFNKTEMQVFPNLTDKDIDDILAFTTNPPAPEPPKTAETTPAADGAAAAPADKTTTSIVIISLLAIAALLVWILIKLRQLVKLGQSEDLAGLNETRVKSFSEIYKKFHYVGKGALVILAILATYGIWNWLMWIGVYKGYKPEQPIYFSHKIHAGENKIDCQLCHSSAKYGKVSEIPSMNVCMNCHRTISEYNGKYLEPGKDKAFYDGEIKKIYEHTGWNPEKQQYTGKAEPVEWTRIHNMPDFVYFNHSQHVVAGEQAIINSFNKKNPNNKIDVVCKACHGKIDTMNVVQMANDFTMGWCIECHRTTEVDMNNGYNKEYFKNLHDKLKKQYPKDGGKITVDAIGGLECGKCHY; from the coding sequence ATGATTAGTTGGAGAAAGCATTATAAAAAAGGGCTGATTGCAATAGGGTTATTGTTGTCGACCAGTGCTTCAATTTACGGGCAAGACGGCGATCCTAAAAACGGTGAGAAACTTTTTAAAGCAAATTGTACGGCGTGCCACGCATTAGACAAACAGGTTGTAGGACCTCCTTTGAAGGGGATTGTAGAACGTGTAAAGACAGAGGGTGGCGTAGACAAAGATTGGCTTCATAAGTGGATCAAGGACAACAAAGCTCTGAGAGCATCTGGCGACAAGTACGCCAATGAGATTTTCGAAAAATTTAATAAGACTGAAATGCAGGTCTTTCCAAATCTTACAGATAAGGATATAGACGACATTTTAGCTTTCACTACTAATCCTCCTGCTCCGGAACCGCCAAAAACAGCGGAAACAACTCCTGCAGCAGACGGCGCAGCGGCTGCTCCGGCAGACAAAACAACGACGAGTATTGTTATTATTTCACTTTTAGCAATTGCAGCGTTACTTGTTTGGATCTTAATAAAACTAAGACAATTAGTTAAATTAGGCCAGTCTGAAGACCTTGCAGGGCTTAATGAAACAAGAGTAAAATCTTTCAGCGAGATCTACAAAAAATTCCATTATGTAGGTAAGGGAGCACTAGTTATACTAGCTATTCTTGCTACGTACGGAATTTGGAACTGGTTGATGTGGATTGGTGTTTATAAGGGTTATAAACCTGAACAGCCTATCTACTTCTCTCATAAGATCCACGCTGGAGAAAATAAAATTGACTGTCAATTATGTCACTCTAGTGCTAAATACGGTAAAGTATCAGAAATTCCTTCTATGAATGTTTGTATGAACTGTCACAGAACTATCTCTGAATACAACGGTAAATATCTCGAGCCAGGAAAAGACAAAGCATTCTATGACGGTGAAATCAAGAAGATTTACGAACATACGGGCTGGAATCCTGAAAAACAACAGTATACAGGTAAAGCTGAGCCAGTAGAATGGACTAGAATCCACAATATGCCGGATTTCGTTTACTTCAACCACTCTCAGCACGTTGTAGCTGGTGAGCAGGCTATCATCAATTCGTTCAACAAGAAAAATCCAAATAATAAAATAGATGTTGTTTGTAAAGCTTGTCACGGAAAAATTGATACAATGAATGTTGTTCAAATGGCCAATGACTTCACCATGGGATGGTGTATCGAATGTCACAGAACAACGGAAGTTGATATGAACAACGGTTATAATAAAGAGTACTTCAAGAATCTACATGACAAGCTTAAAAAGCAGTATCCAAAAGATGGAGGAAAAATCACAGTAGATGCAATTGGAGGTCTTGAGTGTGGTAAATGTCATTATTAA
- a CDS encoding SPOR domain-containing protein: MKNLIKIFSVLSLLGFYNIEAQQVVKRDTVSGTELIMSMDPKVKDALENLEEKCSKVAVSSSSNTEDDNSYTKPTKIYVPSRELTNAEVCRKNPRILGYKIQITTVKSNEEANEVKSYFRRRFPNLKVETDASLRPNYKILAGSYFTKQSAASDLSKVREYFKSAIAVQYRIFCAEAK, translated from the coding sequence ATGAAAAATTTGATTAAAATATTTTCGGTATTATCTCTATTAGGGTTTTATAATATTGAAGCACAGCAGGTTGTAAAGAGAGATACAGTGTCTGGAACGGAGCTTATTATGTCTATGGATCCTAAAGTAAAAGACGCTTTGGAGAATTTAGAAGAGAAATGTTCTAAAGTTGCGGTCAGCAGTTCTTCAAATACTGAAGATGATAATTCTTATACGAAGCCTACAAAAATATATGTTCCAAGCCGAGAACTTACAAATGCTGAAGTTTGTAGAAAGAATCCTAGAATTTTGGGATACAAAATTCAAATCACAACTGTAAAAAGTAACGAAGAGGCTAATGAAGTCAAATCATATTTCAGAAGAAGGTTTCCAAATTTGAAAGTTGAGACAGATGCTTCCTTAAGACCCAATTATAAAATTTTAGCAGGAAGTTATTTTACTAAGCAGAGCGCCGCTTCTGATCTTTCGAAAGTTAGAGAATATTTTAAATCTGCAATTGCTGTACAATATAGAATTTTTTGTGCTGAGGCCAAGTAA
- a CDS encoding DUF6080 domain-containing protein, translated as MSVKSKFFNLFKLIFPSSFTEWAVFIFFIVSYGILGSYIALNYRIIFDDRIPWDAYFSFDNRAIVMTGGSFERHPLAYYFFNWVRELALLISNGKTDSTFRLTLAWFSNITVSLSILQVFKYLKNIIKLPLLISLIIIAFYAVFSTNILLSFTPENFTYTLFLLTLYNHYAAIKLKKEEKIPALALTLAGISIGGLTVTNLVKVFIPVLFEKKIFKNWRKFGNAVFRITFTCLCFIILYLNRIDFKYQNILHKTGEQYEKFSNVKSTPTWDMILSFFFGGNILFSNFMIRDKHSMKGFDFEALIMDAYSSWVPYIFIAVLLILIIWSYLKNFKNKLVQILLISFVFDIIIHCIMRFGLHTSYIYGGHFIFIYPLLLGWLFYSYRSSPKIVSFLLLTVFILFIYLSLNNYLRMTEFFWFLNKHYK; from the coding sequence GTGTCAGTTAAATCTAAATTTTTCAATCTTTTCAAATTAATATTCCCGTCTTCATTCACTGAATGGGCAGTATTTATATTTTTCATAGTATCTTATGGAATTCTAGGCTCATACATAGCCCTTAACTACAGGATAATTTTTGATGACAGAATTCCATGGGATGCTTATTTTAGCTTCGATAATCGGGCGATCGTAATGACCGGAGGAAGCTTTGAAAGACACCCCCTCGCCTATTATTTCTTTAATTGGGTAAGAGAATTAGCTTTACTTATTTCAAACGGCAAAACAGACTCTACATTCCGGTTAACTTTAGCCTGGTTCAGCAATATTACAGTAAGCTTAAGTATATTGCAGGTTTTTAAATATTTAAAAAACATTATTAAACTACCTCTTCTCATCAGCCTGATAATTATAGCATTCTACGCTGTTTTTTCAACAAATATTCTACTTTCATTTACACCAGAAAACTTCACCTATACTTTATTTTTGCTCACTTTATATAATCATTACGCCGCGATAAAGCTGAAAAAAGAAGAGAAAATACCCGCTTTAGCTCTTACTTTAGCAGGAATATCTATTGGAGGTCTTACCGTAACCAATCTTGTAAAAGTTTTCATTCCGGTATTATTTGAAAAAAAAATATTCAAAAATTGGAGGAAATTCGGGAATGCAGTTTTCAGGATCACCTTCACATGTCTCTGTTTTATAATTCTTTACTTAAACAGAATCGACTTTAAATATCAAAATATTTTACATAAAACGGGGGAACAATATGAAAAGTTTTCTAACGTAAAATCAACCCCTACTTGGGATATGATCCTCTCATTCTTTTTTGGCGGAAATATCCTATTTTCAAACTTTATGATCCGTGATAAACATAGTATGAAGGGTTTTGATTTTGAAGCTTTAATTATGGATGCTTATTCATCTTGGGTTCCATATATATTTATTGCAGTGCTCTTAATTTTAATAATTTGGAGCTATCTTAAAAATTTCAAAAATAAGCTTGTTCAAATTTTATTGATCTCATTTGTCTTTGATATCATCATCCACTGCATCATGAGATTTGGCCTCCACACCTCTTATATTTATGGCGGTCACTTTATTTTTATCTACCCTCTTCTCTTGGGCTGGCTGTTTTACTCTTACAGATCATCACCGAAAATTGTTTCGTTTTTACTATTGACCGTATTCATTTTATTTATTTACTTATCACTCAACAACTATTTAAGAATGACAGAGTTTTTCTGGTTTTTAAACAAACATTACAAATAA
- a CDS encoding T9SS type A sorting domain-containing protein, producing MKKILFSAFAFLISTSAFSQWTTQSSAFATPSRGIAALEVYNANTVWAFGVDGSGAGANVQEFTKTTNGGTTWTSGAINVGNPDLHIASISGVDANTAWVATFDNTDGLGTVFKTTNGGSTWVSQLTFTTAGESWMNYVHFFDANNGIAGGDPESGYFEIYTTSNGGTTWSRVPLANIPAPLTDEYGYNGGYYTVGDNIFFYTGKGRIIKSTNKGLNWTVGLTTGTITDFGSATVNGKMAWSDANRGIVLRKTFNASGTPTAMTLHRTTNGGTSWSAVTYTGITMANRISDITYVPGTNILVATSDNGTSGGSWKSVDNGTTWTAIDNLVQHLGVRCYDANTCYSGGFSTSSTVGGMFKLTASLGTNETSTKIQSINIFPNPTTGEINIKTDKKIKSSTVLDMSGKSLMTTNSQKADISSLPKGVYMIKVDFADGSTSTEKIIKE from the coding sequence ATGAAAAAAATTCTATTTTCTGCTTTTGCATTTTTAATTAGTACATCAGCTTTTTCACAATGGACCACTCAGAGTTCGGCATTTGCTACACCATCTAGAGGTATTGCCGCTCTGGAAGTTTACAATGCAAACACAGTTTGGGCCTTTGGTGTTGATGGAAGCGGGGCAGGTGCTAATGTTCAGGAATTCACAAAAACGACTAACGGAGGAACAACTTGGACCTCAGGAGCTATAAACGTAGGCAATCCAGACCTGCACATTGCAAGCATTTCAGGTGTTGATGCTAATACGGCTTGGGTAGCTACTTTCGACAATACAGACGGGTTAGGAACTGTATTTAAAACTACTAATGGAGGCAGCACTTGGGTTTCTCAATTAACATTTACTACAGCTGGAGAATCTTGGATGAATTATGTGCATTTCTTTGATGCAAATAATGGAATTGCCGGAGGAGATCCAGAAAGCGGATACTTCGAAATATATACTACTTCAAATGGTGGTACAACATGGTCAAGAGTTCCTCTTGCAAATATTCCAGCACCATTAACTGATGAGTATGGATATAATGGTGGATATTATACTGTAGGTGATAATATTTTCTTTTACACAGGTAAAGGAAGAATTATAAAATCAACAAATAAAGGATTAAACTGGACTGTAGGTTTAACAACAGGAACTATTACCGATTTTGGAAGTGCTACAGTAAATGGAAAAATGGCATGGAGCGACGCAAACAGAGGGATTGTTTTAAGAAAAACGTTTAATGCTTCTGGTACACCAACTGCAATGACATTACACAGAACAACTAATGGAGGTACTTCTTGGAGTGCAGTAACATATACAGGAATAACTATGGCTAACAGAATCAGTGACATAACTTATGTACCTGGTACTAATATCTTAGTAGCAACAAGTGATAATGGTACATCTGGAGGTTCTTGGAAAAGTGTTGACAATGGTACTACTTGGACTGCAATAGACAACCTTGTTCAGCATTTAGGTGTAAGATGTTATGACGCAAACACATGTTATTCAGGAGGATTCAGCACTAGTTCAACTGTAGGAGGAATGTTTAAATTAACAGCATCTTTGGGAACTAATGAAACTAGTACTAAAATTCAATCAATAAATATCTTCCCTAATCCTACAACAGGAGAGATCAATATCAAAACTGACAAAAAGATCAAGTCTTCAACTGTTCTTGATATGTCTGGTAAATCTTTAATGACTACAAATTCTCAAAAAGCAGATATTTCTTCTCTTCCAAAAGGAGTATATATGATTAAGGTTGACTTTGCTGACGGAAGCACTTCAACAGAGAAAATAATCAAAGAATAA